The sequence GGACTCTAGGATCCTAGTTGCCTTTTCGTGAGGTGTCAAACCACCAAGGTCAAATTCGTGTTCATAACTCTTAACATATGGAGCAAATATCTTATCCACCAGTTCTTCAGGTGTCTTAATCTTTGCATAGCCTGCTGCATAACGGATGGCCTGAAACTCTAGCTTTTCTTTTCTGGCTTTAATATCCTCAGCATCTCGCTTAATTTCTATGAGAACCAGATTTCCATTTTCATCAATAGCAGTAAGATCACTTCTCCCTTTTTCACTATTGGTCACCTGGCTTCCAATAATTAATAGAGACTCGTCAGTTAAAAGAAGTTCGATGTTAGTCCTGATGAATTCTTCGATATGTGATTCCTTAAGGTTTAAAGATTTAAAGCTGGTCTCAGTGATGTCCATTTCGTCTACAGTTATATTAGCGTCCGTCTTAATTGGTATGATCATTGTTGGCGGCACCTCCTTTATTCAATCATAAATAAAATCACTTAATTCCATACTCTTTCTTAAATCGTCTCTCTGCTTTATTATAAAGCTTTTGAAGGCCTTCTTCATCTTTTTGTATTTCCATGAGAACAATTTCAACACATTCATCTTCAGTAAATACACTGAATGGCAGCTTAAACTTACATATCTCTTCATATAATTTTCTTTTCAGATCTTCATCGGATAAGCCTTTCTTTTCTTGATAATCAGCAACTCTGCTAATTATACCAGGAGCCATTGTTATTATTGAACTATCATATGGAAAGTAGCTATCTGCGTAAATATCCATGAATTGCATACTGAAGCCATTTGATAATCCACTTAAATCATAACGGATAACCTCTGATAAAAGAGAAAAAGCATTGTCTAGCTTACTTTCTTCCTTTACAAACTCTGACATAGTAAATCGAGAATTTCTATATAACCCGAAGTCCCCATTTTTAGCATGAATCATGCTTCTCTCATTTAAGTATCCCCAAATGACATCTCTATATGGGTATTCTGGTTTTTCTTGAACTTTTTTACTTAAAGACCAAATATCTAGATCTTCAATTCCAGTTCGGTGGATATATGGGATGTATTCTTCTTTGTTTAGAACATCTTTCCCTTCATCTGTTAATTCATATGTGAACTTTGTAAAGGCTGCCTTTAATTTTTCTTCTGGAACTTCATCTAGCAGACGCTCCACTAGTTCTGATTTTTTCCCAGAAACTTTTAAATCATTAGCTTTTAATATATCTTTAAGTACGGTAGCAGTCTCTTTTTCTATAGCTGATCTCAGTGATCCAATCTGAAGAAAACCTCTATCTAGTAATGATTGCAATAGTTTATCAACATCTTTAATTCCGTACTTATACCACCAAAACCCAGGATAAGAATTCCCTTCAACATAATATTTTGGAGCATAAGATAAAAGAAGCGTTTCATGAGGATATAAACCAGCACTGTTTGGCTTCATGCCTTTAATTCTCTTTTCAACAGGAATGACTTCCGGCTCTGAGGGGGTATTTACAACCTCTGTTTTAACACTAATTGTCGGTTTAATGTTAATTCCAATATTGTCGGTATTTTTCTTTTTATTTATTTCTTCTACTTTCTTATCTTTTTTCTTTTTAAATAAATCAAATAATCCCACTACAATCCCTCCATTCTATGATTTCAACCTACTCATCTTCTCCTCTATGCTCCACCGCCATCTGATCAACCCAGTCCTCTTCTACATACACCATCCCGTTCCGACCTTCTACCTTACGATTAGGACCCGCCTTATAAAGTTTACAATTTAGCGGACCATAACAGAATGTCTCAAACCTATACTTCTTCCGGCTTCTAGGATTCCAGTTATCTACAATAATCTCAACAGGCATCCTAGCTCCCCACATACAGCTGCTGCACTTAGTGTCATAAGTCCTAGCTGCAAGTCTGCGGTGTCCTCTTTCTCTATAGACTTCCAGCTCTGGTGGCACCAGTTCCCATGGGGATGAATTGCTACCTTGTTCTCCTGTAGAGATTACTTTCAGCTTTGAGACTTTATAATATTCAACTGGCTCCATATCAGGGTCCGGTACTGGTACACACTCTCCGCTGATGATATCATTTACTTTGAATTGATGTTTTACGTGGGCTGCTTTACCTATGCCGATGGAAAAGATAGTTTCTTCACCATCCAGTTCCCCCTCTAACTTAATGGCATAGCCTAGGTATGTATGGGAGGCTTCATCGAAGGACCTGGTTAGACGGATCCTGGGCTGAATTGATATGATGGTTCCTGTGAAAGTTGATTTATTCATATTGGTTGCAGGCCTCCTTATAAATTCTTAATCCACCTTTTCTTTATCTATAGTTCGGATTAGTAAATCTCCAACTGATGAGCATTTATATTTTTGTTTTCCCTTTTTATCAATCTCTATTTCCAAGAGACCGTAACTGAGGAGATTATTTAAATAAATTCTTTTAGCAACTTCATCATCTATAGCTTCACGTGTCATTCCTCCATGAATAACAGGCTGTAGAATATCAATTCCAGTAATTTTTTGATATTCTTTAAATCGAACTAAGTTCCATTTTAGTAAATAGTAGAATCTCAAATATACAATTTCAATATCGGTAACTCTATTAAGAAGATTCAACAGTCCTTCAGCTTTATAAACTTGTAGATCAGATTGCTGCAATCCATAGACAAAAATGTTCTTGATATATTGAATTCTTTCATCAGAAGAAGCGTCAGCACTACCAACACATGCTTTATAAAAAAGTGAAGAGTACTTTTCCTCTTAGACCTTTTCCTCAAATGATTTTATTTCGACTTTTAACCCATCTATCTCTTTACCAAGAAATTCAACAAAACGGACTACTCTATCCATTCGTTGATTAGGAATAACAATACCTAGCAACTCTTGTGCGGCTGGTCCTACAATGGGTATTGCTCCAAAAGTGCTTTTTAGGAGACTTGTTGTATAATCCCTAGAATTGTTCTGCAGATCTAGTGAGTTTTTATTATCATTACGGCTCATAATTATTCCCCCCATCTCCAAAATATTCCGAAAACTCCACCTAAAAACAAAACGGACACAGTTGCTTATTTATCTATGCCCGTTCTAGGGTATCTACTTGTCATGACAGCAAGCCACTTCTCTAACTGCGCCAACTTCCTTCTCAACTACTCTTACTAGATACTCCAAAAACTCATCTTTTAAGTCTTCTCTTCTGAGAGCAGTCTCCACAGTGGCTTCAAGAAATCCTTGCTTATTCCCTACATCGTATCTTTTACCTACGAAGTCATATGCGTACATATCTTCTTGAAGTGCCAGCTCTTTTAAAGCATCCGTCAGCTGAATCTCTCCACCTTTGCCAGGCTTCGTCTCAGCTAAAATATCAAAGATACCGGGATTGATGATATATCGTCCAAGGATTGCAACATTGGATGGCGCTTCATCTACTGCAGGCTTCTCAACTAGCCCCTTCACGGTATAGACTCTATCACTTACTCTTTCACCATCAACGATTCCATATTTACACACGTCTTCATCTTTAACGGTTTGAACTCCAAGTACAGAAGTCTTATACTCATCATAAACTTCTATCATCTGCTTAAGGCAAGGCTTGCCCTCATTATATACAACATCATCACCAAGCATAACGGCAAATGGTTCATTCCCTACAAAGGTCTTTGCACAGTAGATGGCATGTCCTAATCCTTTGGCTTCTTTTTGTCTTATGTAGTGGATATCGACAAGATCAGTAATGTCTCTAACCACTTTCAGTAGTTCTTCATTGGCTTTTTTCTCAAGTTCCAGTTCCAATTCAACATTTCTATATAGCAATAGGTAAGACTTTGATATTATCTCCATCTTTTCCCCTGCTCCACACCGTACGTGAGAGTTTCCCCTCATACGGCGCTCCATCTTATTCTTTTCAACTCAATGCTTCAAGGTTACATTTCTCACGATATCTATTGATTTTGTCTAGAGTCCCTATGTCTAACTTTAAGGATTCCATATATTTCTTAATTATTTTGATTTCTGTAGCATGGATGAGTTTGTGCACATCTTTATGAACGATTCTTAAGTTATGGTATTTATCTGTTCCACCTAATTTTGTTGGTACATAATGATGACAATGAACCATTTCCGCTGGAAGATATATGCAAGTTATCTCACATTTACCCATAGTCATTGAATATCTTGATATCCTGTTGTCTATATATTCTGTAGTACGATAAGTAAGATTAGCTGATTCCATCAGCTTAGGTAATTCTAACGTAATTTGTTGTTGTAACCTTTTGTGAATGGTCTTTCTTCCTTCTTCGGTAAATATGTTCAGACTTGGACTAAAATTTAAGCTTGTTTGTGTGCTAATATCTGCTATTGGAAAAATATACACACCTGCAATCCTCCAAGTTCGATAGGTGGTGTTATAATACTTTTTAAAAGCACATGATATGCTTTTAGGATGCTCATATCGTCCATAACGTTTGAAACCATTATACATAGCTTTCGAGAGAGAAAAGGAGATGTCACTAAATTCTTTAAACACATGGGTCATATATTTGAAATATTGATGTAGCCCCATTATCATAGAATTTAATTTCATGGCGTTTTCTCTTGTTGGTGATTGTTTGATTTTCTTAATCGCTTCTTTTAATCCTTGTTTTATGGCTGTTTTCTTTTTCTTCTTCATATAGGTGTGTGCAACATATTTACTGCCTTTTAAATTTGCCTTAAGACGATATCCTAAAAAATCCGATTTCTTTTTTCTCAAATTTGTTACCTTTGATTTTTCAGGTGAGATATCTAATTTTAATCGGTCTTTAAGGTATTTCTTTATGGCATAAAACCATTTGTAGGCTGTTTGACTATTTCTTGCAAACACTTTAAAATCATCGGCATAACGTACAAGGTATCCTTCTTTTAGGTTAGTATTTTTCAATCTTTTAATCTTATCACCTTGTCTCTTGTATGGCCACTTAGTTTTCATTCCTTCCCATTGACTATAAACCCATTGATCTAAGTCATGTAGGACTATGTTTGAAAGTAATGGTGATAATACTCCACCTTGAGGCACTCCCTTATTTGCTCTACCTTCTCCTTGGATAGGTGTTTTTAATATCTTAGAGATAATTGCTATTACTCTTTTATCTCTTATGCCAAGGTTCCATATTTGTTTTATCAAGCTATTGTGATTTACATTGTCAAAGAATCCTTTGATATCTATATCTATTACATAGTGTAGTCTACCTATATTGATTAGGGTTTGAGCCCTTGCTATTGCATGATGTGTGTTTCTTAAGGGCCTAAATCCGTAGCTATGTTTATAGAATTTAGCTTCTGCAATAGGTTCTATGATTTGTTTTATCATTTGTTGTATTAATCGGTCGATGATAGTTGGTATGCCTAAGGGTCTTTGATCACCATTTTCCTTTGGAATGAAAATTCTTCTAACAGCCTTGGGTTTGTAGTTGCCTAATTTTGTTTGGATTAAAGAAACTAATTGTTTGGGTGTTAGTTCTTTTAAATCACCTATAACAGTGTTATCTATTCCTGCTGTTTTAGCACCACTGTTACTTTTTATACTGCGATATGCTAATAGGATGTTTTCCTCGCTAATGATTAAATCATAGAGATTGTAAAACTTCTTTGATAATTTACTTTCTTCGTGAAGATTATCAAAGGTTTCCTGCATACCATAGTATTCTGCATGTCGTAGGAATGTGTTCAGTGGGGTTTCTCCTTTCTGGAGCATCATCTCCCCTTCTTACTCGAAAGCTAAACTTCACCTTGTAGTATTGAGTTGTCAAAGAACAAGACTTGGGGCTATCCCTCCACTAGTTATTATCCTAGTTTCTTCGGTACTGTGCCCCTACTCTCACAGGAGTTAAACATGTTACCATGTACCTTCCCGATAGTAGTCGTTTATGTTGGAAGTCTCCTGCTTTCCACGTTCCGATTTATCTAGCTATCCATGAATATCTTTAGGTGGTGACTATGAGCCTGTGAACCCTATAGCTTCTTTGTTAGCTATCCCGAATTTCATAACTTCGAATCTTACTTTTCGGTGTTTCACCTAGCAATTTACTAGCAGGACCTTTCGTATCCTGTAAACCTCTAGACCCGTACATTCGCCACTTCGTCAGACCTTATGTGTTATAAAGCATTTTCTCCCAATCAAAAGCTAGTAAATAAAGTCAAATTAAATAATCTTTTCCGGTTAAGTCAGATTGACTAATCTAACGTTTTTAGCGTCAGATTGCTTAATCTGATATTTTTATTTTCATGGGATATAATGCAATAAAAAAGACGAAGAGTTATACCCTCTTCGCCCTATGCATTCCCTCTCACGAAAGGAACACTAAACACAATGATAAATATAACCAAATTCAAATGGAATATACATCAGTATGTTAATTTAGGCAAAGAAATTTATATAGCTCCTGTTTTCGGTTGTAGGTCTTGCGGTTACATAGGAAGGCTCCACCGTCATGGCTACTATTCTAGAAATGTGATCACTTTACATTCCTCCCATAGAATCCACGTGCTAAGACTTAAGTGTCCTAGGCTTGGTTGCTTTAAAACATACTCCATGCTTCCTAGCTTCTTGATTCCTTATTACCAATACTCTTTTGACTTCATTTTCACATGTCTATACTTTCTATTTTTTCTTAACACAAGCTATTCTAAGTTTGTGAGTTTATTAAAGCAATTAGACCCCAATAGCATAGTAACTACCTCTCACTTCAATCACTTTAAAAGACGTTTTAAGAAGGAACTACCCTTCCTAAACTATTTCTTTGCTCAATTTCCTGATATGTATTACCAGATGGATCAAGTGAATTTGGTAAGTATCCTAAAGAAACTAACCTTCTTTAGGAGTAAATACTTAGACTTTAATCAAATATACTTTGAAAAAATGCCGAGGTATTTTTTTGCAAAAAATTAAGTGTTTTTATACAAGGGACAGGTCTGTCCTTTTTTGTTTTTTTGAGTAGTTCTCAGGTCTTGGCTAGACTTTTTGAGCATTGTTCCATCCCTTTTGGTGACTTTTCCCTCCGAAAAAAACTCATTTTTTCATCCCACACATCTTTGTACGGTTGAATTTTTACCACCTGCAAACAATAGTTACAAATTATATAGATGGAGGCTGTTAAAATGGAGGAAAACGAAAGACAAAAAGTTGCGTTATTCAGGTACTCTTTGATAGCTTGTAAATGGTAAAATAAAATGGATGAATTTCGGCAACTAAAAATGGCTAAAAAAATCACCACTTTCTTAAAAAAAGCTGATATATTAATCTTAGCTAAATTTTAAGGAGTGTGGAGATATTGGTGAGGTG comes from Alkalicella caledoniensis and encodes:
- a CDS encoding SAP domain-containing protein, with protein sequence MGLFDLFKKKKDKKVEEINKKKNTDNIGINIKPTISVKTEVVNTPSEPEVIPVEKRIKGMKPNSAGLYPHETLLLSYAPKYYVEGNSYPGFWWYKYGIKDVDKLLQSLLDRGFLQIGSLRSAIEKETATVLKDILKANDLKVSGKKSELVERLLDEVPEEKLKAAFTKFTYELTDEGKDVLNKEEYIPYIHRTGIEDLDIWSLSKKVQEKPEYPYRDVIWGYLNERSMIHAKNGDFGLYRNSRFTMSEFVKEESKLDNAFSLLSEVIRYDLSGLSNGFSMQFMDIYADSYFPYDSSIITMAPGIISRVADYQEKKGLSDEDLKRKLYEEICKFKLPFSVFTEDECVEIVLMEIQKDEEGLQKLYNKAERRFKKEYGIK
- a CDS encoding UTP--glucose-1-phosphate uridylyltransferase, coding for MEIISKSYLLLYRNVELELELEKKANEELLKVVRDITDLVDIHYIRQKEAKGLGHAIYCAKTFVGNEPFAVMLGDDVVYNEGKPCLKQMIEVYDEYKTSVLGVQTVKDEDVCKYGIVDGERVSDRVYTVKGLVEKPAVDEAPSNVAILGRYIINPGIFDILAETKPGKGGEIQLTDALKELALQEDMYAYDFVGKRYDVGNKQGFLEATVETALRREDLKDEFLEYLVRVVEKEVGAVREVACCHDK
- the ltrA gene encoding group II intron reverse transcriptase/maturase, encoding MMLQKGETPLNTFLRHAEYYGMQETFDNLHEESKLSKKFYNLYDLIISEENILLAYRSIKSNSGAKTAGIDNTVIGDLKELTPKQLVSLIQTKLGNYKPKAVRRIFIPKENGDQRPLGIPTIIDRLIQQMIKQIIEPIAEAKFYKHSYGFRPLRNTHHAIARAQTLINIGRLHYVIDIDIKGFFDNVNHNSLIKQIWNLGIRDKRVIAIISKILKTPIQGEGRANKGVPQGGVLSPLLSNIVLHDLDQWVYSQWEGMKTKWPYKRQGDKIKRLKNTNLKEGYLVRYADDFKVFARNSQTAYKWFYAIKKYLKDRLKLDISPEKSKVTNLRKKKSDFLGYRLKANLKGSKYVAHTYMKKKKKTAIKQGLKEAIKKIKQSPTRENAMKLNSMIMGLHQYFKYMTHVFKEFSDISFSLSKAMYNGFKRYGRYEHPKSISCAFKKYYNTTYRTWRIAGVYIFPIADISTQTSLNFSPSLNIFTEEGRKTIHKRLQQQITLELPKLMESANLTYRTTEYIDNRISRYSMTMGKCEITCIYLPAEMVHCHHYVPTKLGGTDKYHNLRIVHKDVHKLIHATEIKIIKKYMESLKLDIGTLDKINRYREKCNLEALS
- a CDS encoding DUF6431 domain-containing protein, whose product is MINITKFKWNIHQYVNLGKEIYIAPVFGCRSCGYIGRLHRHGYYSRNVITLHSSHRIHVLRLKCPRLGCFKTYSMLPSFLIPYYQYSFDFIFTCLYFLFFLNTSYSKFVSLLKQLDPNSIVTTSHFNHFKRRFKKELPFLNYFFAQFPDMYYQMDQVNLVSILKKLTFFRSKYLDFNQIYFEKMPRYFFAKN